A region from the Pseudomonas triticicola genome encodes:
- a CDS encoding MFS transporter — translation MTANSPARPAPFSRSDYKTLGLAALGGALEIYDFIIFVFFALTLSQLFFPPEMPEWLRLLQSFGIFVTGYLARPLGGILMAHFADRLGRKKVFSLSILMMALPCLLIGIMPTYAQIGYFAPLLLLALRILQGAAVGGEVPSAWVFVAEHAPTGHRGYALGFLQAGLTFGYLIGALTATFLAQVFTPAEILDYAWRYPFLLGGVFGVVGVYLRRWLSETPVFMAMEAQREARVELPLRTVLREHRLAMLPAMLLTCVLTSAVVVFVVITPTMMQKTFGMTASHTFGLSALGIVFLNIGCVIAGLLVDRIGAWRTVMLYSLLLPLGIGVLYGCLIMGGHWIGMAYAVAGLACGVVGAVPSVMVGLFPARIRVSGISFTYNIAYAAWASITPLLLIGLMPWSPWICVFFCAVMGAVGIVTAAYFGARMPRTGPCQAAGAA, via the coding sequence ATGACTGCCAATTCTCCAGCCCGACCGGCGCCGTTCAGCCGCTCCGACTACAAGACCCTCGGCCTTGCCGCGCTCGGCGGGGCGCTGGAAATCTACGATTTCATCATCTTCGTATTCTTCGCACTGACCCTGAGTCAGCTGTTCTTCCCCCCGGAAATGCCCGAGTGGCTGCGTTTGCTGCAAAGCTTCGGCATCTTCGTCACCGGTTATCTGGCGCGGCCGCTGGGCGGGATTCTGATGGCGCATTTCGCCGACCGTCTTGGCCGCAAAAAGGTCTTCAGCCTGAGCATCCTGATGATGGCGCTGCCGTGCCTGCTGATCGGGATCATGCCGACCTACGCACAGATCGGCTATTTCGCACCCTTACTATTGCTGGCGCTGCGCATCCTGCAAGGCGCGGCGGTGGGCGGAGAAGTGCCGAGTGCCTGGGTGTTCGTCGCCGAGCATGCCCCGACCGGTCATCGCGGTTACGCCCTCGGTTTCCTGCAAGCCGGCCTGACCTTCGGTTACCTGATCGGCGCACTCACCGCGACCTTCCTCGCGCAGGTTTTCACGCCTGCGGAAATTCTCGATTACGCCTGGCGCTATCCGTTTCTGCTCGGCGGCGTGTTCGGCGTGGTGGGCGTTTATCTGCGCCGCTGGCTCAGCGAAACCCCGGTGTTCATGGCCATGGAGGCGCAACGCGAAGCGCGGGTCGAACTGCCGTTGCGCACGGTGCTGCGTGAACATCGTCTGGCCATGCTGCCGGCCATGTTGCTCACCTGTGTGCTGACCTCGGCAGTGGTGGTGTTCGTCGTCATCACCCCGACCATGATGCAGAAAACCTTCGGCATGACCGCCAGTCACACCTTCGGCCTCAGTGCCTTGGGCATCGTCTTCCTCAATATCGGTTGCGTGATCGCGGGGCTGCTGGTCGACCGCATCGGCGCCTGGCGCACGGTCATGCTCTACAGCCTGTTGCTGCCATTGGGCATTGGCGTGCTGTATGGCTGTCTGATCATGGGCGGGCATTGGATCGGCATGGCCTATGCGGTCGCCGGTCTCGCTTGTGGGGTAGTGGGTGCGGTGCCTTCGGTGATGGTCGGGTTGTTCCCGGCGCGGATTCGCGTGTCGGGCATTTCCTTCACCTACAACATTGCCTACGCGGCGTGGGCAAGTATCACGCCGCTGTTGCTGATTGGTCTGATGCCGTGGAGCCCATGGATCTGCGTGTTCTTCTGTGCAGTGATGGGCGCGGTGGGGATTGTGACGGCGGCGTATTTCGGTGCGCGCATGCCACGTACCGGACCGTGTCAGGCTGCCGGCGCTGCCTGA
- a CDS encoding helix-turn-helix domain-containing transcriptional regulator, whose protein sequence is MKSVSNHEDSVLEMLRTDENFALEYLVAALEEIDEEGGESVFLTAVRRVVEARGGFAAVSNATGLNRGNLYRQFSADGNPGLSTLLKVLSAVGLGLSKWSLTVRMIRNTQQRDPPW, encoded by the coding sequence ATGAAAAGCGTAAGCAATCACGAGGACAGTGTTCTCGAAATGCTGCGCACGGACGAGAATTTCGCTCTCGAATATCTCGTTGCAGCATTGGAAGAAATTGATGAAGAGGGCGGTGAGTCTGTGTTTCTCACCGCGGTGCGACGTGTGGTGGAAGCGAGAGGCGGTTTTGCCGCTGTCTCCAACGCAACCGGACTCAATAGAGGCAATCTTTACCGCCAATTTTCAGCAGATGGAAACCCAGGCCTTTCTACGCTACTGAAGGTGCTGTCTGCTGTGGGGCTCGGTTTGTCGAAGTGGTCGCTCACAGTCAGGATGATCAGGAACACACAGCAGCGTGATCCACCGTGGTAA
- a CDS encoding short-chain fatty acid transporter gives MAVDIEDSRSARFALRCSSFAERWFPDSWVFAALAVIIVALATLAMGAKPTAAAMAFGDGFWSLIPFTMQMAFVVIGGYVVASSPPAVKLIDKLARIPKNGRSAVAWVALISMVASLLNWGLSLVFGGLLVRALARRTDLKMDYRAAGAAAYLGLGAVWALGLSSSAAQLQANPGSLPPSILSITGVIPFTETIFLWQSGVMLLALIVISIIIAYATAPGPNSARDAKACGIDPAFNLPPLQPRTRPGEWLEHSPLLIIVLVLLAAGWLFHEFSTKPAITAISGLNTYNFLFIMLGALLHWRPRSFLDAVARAVPTTTGVLIQFPLYGSIAALMTTVKGADAQTLAHHISTFFVSIASHDTYALLMGVYSAILGFFIPSGGGKWIIEAPYVMQVANDLQYHLGWAVQIYNAAEALPNLINPFYMLPLLGVLGLKARDLIGFSFVQLLVHTPLVLLLLWALGTTLAYTPPVMP, from the coding sequence GTGGCCGTTGATATCGAAGATAGCCGCTCCGCGCGCTTTGCCCTGCGCTGTTCCAGTTTTGCCGAACGCTGGTTTCCCGACTCCTGGGTATTCGCCGCGTTGGCCGTGATCATCGTTGCGCTGGCCACGTTGGCCATGGGCGCCAAACCCACCGCTGCAGCGATGGCCTTCGGCGACGGCTTCTGGAGCCTGATCCCGTTCACCATGCAGATGGCCTTCGTGGTGATCGGCGGCTACGTCGTCGCCAGCTCTCCGCCCGCAGTCAAACTGATCGACAAACTGGCACGCATCCCGAAGAACGGCCGCTCCGCCGTGGCCTGGGTGGCGTTGATCTCGATGGTCGCATCGCTGCTCAATTGGGGCCTGTCGCTGGTATTCGGCGGACTGCTGGTACGCGCCCTCGCCCGCCGCACCGACCTGAAAATGGATTACCGCGCGGCCGGTGCTGCGGCATATCTGGGCCTCGGCGCGGTGTGGGCGCTGGGCTTGTCATCGTCCGCCGCGCAGTTGCAGGCCAACCCGGGCAGCCTGCCGCCGTCGATCCTGTCGATCACTGGCGTAATCCCGTTCACCGAAACCATTTTTCTCTGGCAGTCCGGGGTCATGCTGCTGGCACTGATCGTGATCTCGATCATCATCGCCTACGCCACCGCCCCCGGGCCGAACTCGGCACGCGACGCCAAGGCCTGCGGCATCGACCCGGCGTTCAACCTGCCGCCACTGCAACCGCGCACTCGCCCCGGCGAATGGCTGGAACACAGCCCGTTGCTGATCATTGTGCTGGTGCTGCTGGCGGCGGGATGGCTGTTTCACGAGTTTTCGACTAAACCGGCAATTACTGCGATTTCCGGCCTGAACACCTACAACTTCCTGTTCATCATGCTTGGCGCGCTGCTGCACTGGCGCCCGCGCAGCTTTCTGGATGCGGTGGCCCGTGCGGTGCCGACCACCACCGGCGTATTGATCCAGTTTCCGTTGTACGGCTCGATCGCCGCGCTGATGACCACGGTCAAAGGAGCCGATGCGCAAACCCTCGCGCATCACATCTCGACCTTCTTCGTCAGCATCGCCTCCCACGACACCTACGCGCTGCTGATGGGCGTCTATTCGGCGATTCTCGGTTTCTTCATCCCGTCCGGCGGCGGCAAATGGATCATCGAAGCGCCCTACGTGATGCAAGTCGCCAATGACCTGCAATACCACCTCGGCTGGGCAGTGCAGATCTACAACGCCGCCGAAGCCCTGCCGAACCTGATCAACCCGTTCTATATGCTGCCGCTGCTGGGCGTGCTCGGGTTGAAGGCGCGGGATCTGATCGGCTTCTCGTTCGTGCAACTGCTGGTGCACACGCCACTGGTGCTGCTGCTGTTGTGGGCGCTGGGGACGACATTGGCGTATACGCCGCCAGTGATGCCGTAA
- a CDS encoding nucleotidyltransferase family protein: MKPSTALDMQRSAVREVIGRFRVANPRVFGSALLGTDLDGSDLDLLVDPLPGTTLFDLGGLQVELEDLLGVAVEVLTPGDLPVKFRQQVLDQARPV; encoded by the coding sequence ATGAAGCCTTCTACTGCTCTCGACATGCAAAGGTCCGCCGTCCGCGAAGTGATCGGGCGCTTTCGTGTGGCCAACCCGCGTGTATTTGGTTCAGCATTGCTGGGGACGGATCTGGACGGTAGCGATCTCGATCTGCTGGTTGACCCGCTGCCCGGCACGACGCTTTTTGATCTGGGCGGACTTCAGGTTGAGCTTGAAGACCTGCTGGGTGTTGCGGTCGAGGTGCTGACCCCCGGCGACCTGCCCGTGAAATTTCGTCAGCAGGTGCTTGATCAGGCGCGACCCGTCTAA
- the ggt gene encoding gamma-glutamyltransferase produces the protein MFPAQPLKRFRLPALTLLVSALTLTACNTPPSSSLPLAPEAASGYRTDLQTRHANKHMAAAANPLAAEAGREMLRQGGSAIDAAIAMQAVLTLVEPQSSGIGGGAMIVLWDGKQVRTYDGRETAPAGATEKLFLKADGKPMAFTQAQIGGRSVGTPGVLRALELAHRQHGRLPWAKLFEPAIKLAEQGFAISPRLHSLLTADPLIRQSPDMAAYFLNDDGSVKAVGTRLHNPKLAAVFKRIASEGADALYKGPIAEEIVAKVQQHANPGSLSLNDLQRYQAKERAPLCTDYKRWQVCGMPPPSSGGIAVAQILGTLQALETRDPRLSLPPLKPMKTDKPAGIEPVPQAVHLIAEAERLAYADRAQYVADTDFVPVPVKGLLDPAYLASRASLIGERSMGSAKPGTPPGVQVAYAPDRSPLRISTSQVVAVDDLGGAVSMTTTIEAAFGSHLMVQGFLLNNQMTDFSFIPEENGQKVANRVEPGKRPRSSMAPTLIFDRNTGEFVATVGSPGGSQIIEYVAKTTIGLLDWNLDAQSAINLPNFGSRNGPTELEQGQFSPVLIQALKDKGHTVSEIDMTSGTQAIVRVKDAQGKATLTGGADPRREGEALGD, from the coding sequence GTGTTTCCAGCCCAGCCTTTGAAGCGCTTTCGCCTGCCAGCCCTGACACTGCTTGTCAGCGCTCTGACCCTCACCGCATGCAACACCCCGCCCTCTTCTTCGTTGCCGCTGGCACCGGAAGCTGCATCCGGTTACCGCACTGATCTGCAAACCCGACACGCCAATAAACACATGGCTGCCGCTGCCAATCCGCTCGCGGCCGAAGCCGGGCGGGAGATGTTGCGTCAGGGTGGTTCGGCGATTGATGCGGCGATTGCGATGCAGGCGGTGTTGACGCTGGTTGAGCCGCAGTCTTCCGGGATCGGTGGCGGGGCGATGATTGTGTTGTGGGATGGCAAGCAGGTGCGCACCTATGACGGCCGCGAAACGGCGCCGGCCGGGGCCACCGAGAAGCTGTTCCTGAAGGCTGACGGTAAACCGATGGCTTTCACGCAAGCGCAGATCGGCGGGCGCTCGGTCGGTACGCCCGGGGTATTGCGCGCGCTGGAGCTGGCGCATCGGCAGCACGGTCGCTTGCCATGGGCGAAGCTGTTTGAGCCAGCGATCAAACTGGCCGAGCAAGGCTTTGCGATTTCCCCGCGTCTGCATTCGCTGCTGACTGCCGATCCACTGATACGCCAGTCGCCAGACATGGCTGCGTACTTTCTGAACGATGATGGTAGCGTCAAAGCTGTCGGCACGCGCCTGCATAACCCGAAGTTGGCCGCCGTGTTCAAACGCATCGCCAGCGAAGGTGCCGATGCGCTGTACAAAGGTCCGATCGCCGAAGAAATCGTCGCCAAGGTTCAACAGCACGCCAACCCCGGCAGCCTGTCGCTGAACGATTTGCAGCGTTATCAGGCCAAGGAACGCGCGCCGCTGTGTACCGACTACAAGCGTTGGCAGGTCTGCGGCATGCCGCCACCGTCGTCGGGCGGGATCGCCGTGGCGCAGATTCTCGGCACGTTGCAGGCGCTGGAGACTCGCGATCCACGCCTGTCGCTGCCCCCGCTCAAACCAATGAAAACCGATAAGCCGGCCGGCATCGAACCGGTGCCGCAAGCAGTGCACCTGATCGCCGAGGCCGAACGCCTGGCCTATGCCGATCGTGCGCAATACGTGGCCGACACCGACTTCGTCCCGGTGCCGGTCAAAGGGTTGCTCGATCCTGCCTATCTGGCCAGCCGCGCCAGCCTGATCGGCGAGCGCAGCATGGGCAGCGCCAAACCGGGCACACCGCCGGGCGTACAGGTTGCCTACGCACCGGACCGCTCGCCGTTGCGCATCTCGACCTCGCAAGTGGTCGCGGTGGATGATCTCGGCGGCGCCGTTTCGATGACCACCACCATCGAAGCCGCGTTCGGCTCGCACCTGATGGTTCAGGGTTTTCTGCTGAACAACCAGATGACCGACTTCTCGTTCATCCCCGAAGAGAACGGGCAGAAAGTCGCCAACCGCGTCGAACCGGGCAAACGCCCACGTTCGTCGATGGCGCCGACGCTGATCTTTGATCGCAACACTGGTGAATTCGTCGCCACAGTCGGCTCCCCCGGCGGCTCGCAAATCATCGAATACGTGGCGAAAACCACCATCGGCCTGCTCGACTGGAACCTCGATGCACAAAGTGCAATTAACCTGCCCAACTTCGGCAGCCGCAACGGTCCCACCGAACTGGAACAGGGACAGTTCAGCCCGGTGCTGATTCAGGCGTTGAAAGACAAAGGGCACACGGTCAGTGAAATCGACATGACCAGCGGCACCCAAGCGATCGTGCGGGTGAAGGATGCGCAGGGCAAAGCGACCTTGACGGGGGGGGCCGATCCTCGGCGTGAGGGAGAAGCGTTGGGGGACTGA
- a CDS encoding flavin reductase family protein codes for MSVSHRRPVPLNKAYRLLNHGPTVLVSAAHDGQRNIMAAAWAMPLDFEPPKVAVVLDKSTWTRQLLEASGTFVLNVPCVNQADIVQTVGNTSGLEITRNQGQDKFQAYGLHTFAGEQIEAPLLEGCVAWLECRLLPEPRNHEQYDLFLAEVIAAQADERVFSDGRWHFEGQDGLRTLHHVAGGHFLTIGDGVDGKTLAV; via the coding sequence ATGAGCGTCTCCCACCGCCGTCCGGTGCCTCTGAACAAAGCCTATCGCCTGCTCAACCACGGGCCGACCGTGCTGGTCAGCGCCGCTCACGACGGCCAGCGCAATATCATGGCCGCCGCCTGGGCCATGCCGCTGGATTTCGAACCGCCGAAAGTCGCCGTCGTCCTCGACAAATCCACCTGGACCCGGCAGTTGCTCGAAGCCTCCGGCACCTTTGTGCTGAACGTGCCTTGCGTCAATCAGGCCGATATCGTGCAAACCGTCGGCAACACCTCCGGCCTGGAAATCACCCGCAACCAAGGTCAGGACAAGTTTCAGGCGTACGGCCTACACACCTTCGCTGGCGAACAGATTGAAGCGCCGCTGCTCGAGGGCTGTGTCGCTTGGCTCGAATGCCGCCTGCTGCCGGAGCCGCGCAATCACGAGCAATACGACCTGTTCCTCGCCGAAGTCATCGCCGCCCAGGCCGACGAGCGTGTGTTCAGCGATGGGCGCTGGCATTTCGAGGGGCAGGATGGATTGCGCACGCTGCATCACGTTGCGGGCGGGCATTTCCTGACGATTGGGGATGGGGTGGATGGCAAGACGTTGGCGGTCTGA